In one Drosophila pseudoobscura strain MV-25-SWS-2005 chromosome X, UCI_Dpse_MV25, whole genome shotgun sequence genomic region, the following are encoded:
- the LOC6900961 gene encoding zinc finger protein 358-like isoform X2, with protein sequence MVKLDKCRVCCCRVKREDEAYNLLEIPKAAAMFTACTNLMVDPRQDFLLPSVLCCGCYEELEKFYAFRTLCIETDTKWRALKEDTAREIHVEDTEDEDDIIESIQLSPEPPMEPIQLCPVAPMESIHPNPILIESIQVISVSSIEHAPGKSPVPAKESTQLELVECTDAEKSPQSSRKDKEQNAKNPTPQKLREILYRSTGDIERTDPHAVELIGQTSNLDFLSRFTCNICSKEFATERRCQIHKQQHDGHLLFPCTEPGCAESFNRREQRTEHMKTHTVHWFSCEQEGCNKKYRHKGTLVAHQRKAHDIGSKSKSHVCEFCGKVFHTPATLNHHRYTHKDKIQMPFACEESGCSLRFRKRHHLQDHTMRHKGIKNYACPHCGEKKITLNELKVHINHHTLERTWSCPHCSKVCNSSTNLGAHVRAVHEAVRKFPCGFCNMTFVRSHTRRYHEMTHTGERNYKCKQCGKGFTQPATLRVHRKIHERSRPRPPTPVVCVVPVVSVVPVVSVVPMGISVLGGELL encoded by the exons ATGGTTAAACTGGACAAATGCCGTGTCTGCTGTTGCAGAGTCAAACGGGAGGACGAGGCATACAACTTGTTGGAAATCCCCAAGGCGGCAGCAATGTTCACCGCTTGCACAAATTTGATGGTGGACCCTCGGCAGGATTTTCTTCTGCCCAGTGTATTGTGCTGTGGATGCTACGAGGAGCTGGAAAAGTTCTACGCATTCCGCACTCTCTGTATAGAGACGGACACTAAATGGCGCGCACTAAAAGAAGACACGGCAAGGGAGATACACGTTGAGGACAccgaggatgaggatgacaTCATTGAATCCATTCAGCTAAGTCCTGAACCGCCCATGGAACCCATACAGCTATGCCCTGTCGCACCGATGGAATCCATACATCCAAATCCTATCCTTATTGAATCCATACAGGTAATTTCTGTTTCATCCATTGAACACGCACCAGGGAAAAGTCCTGTTCCAGCCAAAGAATCCACACAACTGGAGCTGGTGGAGTGCACAGATGCCGAAAAGAGTCCTCAAAGTTCAAGGAAGGACAAGgaacaaaatgcaaagaaTCCAACTCCACAAAAG CTTCGAGAGATTCTCTACCGTTCCACTGGCGATATCGAGCGCACGGATCCACATGCAGTAGAGCTTATTGGACAAACCTCCAATCTGGATTTCCTCAGCCGTTTCACGTGCAACATCTGCTCAAAGGAATTTGCCACCGAAAGACGCTGCCAGAtccacaagcagcagcatgaTGGACATTTGCTCTTTCCCTGCACAGAGCCTGGGTGTGCGGAGAGCTTCAATAGACGGGAGCAGCGCACGGAGCACATGAAGACACATACGGTTCATTGGTTCTCCTGCGAGCAGGAGGGATGCAACAAGAAATACCGCCACAAGGGCACGCTGGTGGCGCACCAGCGAAAAGCCCACGACATAGgctccaagtccaagtcgCACGTTTGCGAGTTCTGCGGCAAGGTCTTTCACACTCCGGCCACGCTCAACCACCATCGGTACACACACAAGGACAAGATTCAAATGCCGTTTGCCTGCGAGGAGTCGGGCTGCTCCTTGCGCTTCCGGAAACGGCATCACCTACAGGACCACACGATGCGACACAAGGGCATCAAGAACTACGCGTGTCCCCACTGCGGCGAGAAGAAGATAACCCTCAACGAGCTCAAAGTCCACATCAATCACCACACCCTGGAGCGCACTTGGTCCTGCCCGCACTGCTCGAAGGTGTGCAACAGCTCGACCAATCTGGGAGCGCACGTTCGAGCGGTCCATGAGGCTGTCAGGAAATTTCCCTGCGGCTTTTGCAACATGACCTTCGTGAGGTCCCACACGAGGCGATATCACGAGATGACCCACACGGGCGAGAGGAACTACAAGTGCAAGCAGTGTGGCAAGGGTTTCACCCAGCCCGCCACTCTGCGCGTTCACCGAAAGATCCACGAGAGATCCAGGCCGAGACCGCCAACGCCTGTGGTCTGTGTGGTCCCCGTGGTCTCAGTGGTGCCTGTGGTTTCGGTAGTGCCCATGGGCATATCCGTACTGGGTGGAGAACTGCTCTAA
- the LOC6900961 gene encoding oocyte zinc finger protein XlCOF8.4-like isoform X1, producing the protein MVKLDKCRVCCCRVKREDEAYNLLEIPKAAAMFTACTNLMVDPRQDFLLPSVLCCGCYEELEKFYAFRTLCIETDTKWRALKEDTAREIHVEDTEDEDDIIESIQLSPEPPMEPIQLCPVAPMESIHPNPILIESIQVISVSSIEHAPGKSPVPAKESTQLELVECTDAEKSPQSSRKDKEQNAKNPTPQKVPLKLREILYRSTGDIERTDPHAVELIGQTSNLDFLSRFTCNICSKEFATERRCQIHKQQHDGHLLFPCTEPGCAESFNRREQRTEHMKTHTVHWFSCEQEGCNKKYRHKGTLVAHQRKAHDIGSKSKSHVCEFCGKVFHTPATLNHHRYTHKDKIQMPFACEESGCSLRFRKRHHLQDHTMRHKGIKNYACPHCGEKKITLNELKVHINHHTLERTWSCPHCSKVCNSSTNLGAHVRAVHEAVRKFPCGFCNMTFVRSHTRRYHEMTHTGERNYKCKQCGKGFTQPATLRVHRKIHERSRPRPPTPVVCVVPVVSVVPVVSVVPMGISVLGGELL; encoded by the exons ATGGTTAAACTGGACAAATGCCGTGTCTGCTGTTGCAGAGTCAAACGGGAGGACGAGGCATACAACTTGTTGGAAATCCCCAAGGCGGCAGCAATGTTCACCGCTTGCACAAATTTGATGGTGGACCCTCGGCAGGATTTTCTTCTGCCCAGTGTATTGTGCTGTGGATGCTACGAGGAGCTGGAAAAGTTCTACGCATTCCGCACTCTCTGTATAGAGACGGACACTAAATGGCGCGCACTAAAAGAAGACACGGCAAGGGAGATACACGTTGAGGACAccgaggatgaggatgacaTCATTGAATCCATTCAGCTAAGTCCTGAACCGCCCATGGAACCCATACAGCTATGCCCTGTCGCACCGATGGAATCCATACATCCAAATCCTATCCTTATTGAATCCATACAGGTAATTTCTGTTTCATCCATTGAACACGCACCAGGGAAAAGTCCTGTTCCAGCCAAAGAATCCACACAACTGGAGCTGGTGGAGTGCACAGATGCCGAAAAGAGTCCTCAAAGTTCAAGGAAGGACAAGgaacaaaatgcaaagaaTCCAACTCCACAAAAG GTTCCTTTAAAGCTTCGAGAGATTCTCTACCGTTCCACTGGCGATATCGAGCGCACGGATCCACATGCAGTAGAGCTTATTGGACAAACCTCCAATCTGGATTTCCTCAGCCGTTTCACGTGCAACATCTGCTCAAAGGAATTTGCCACCGAAAGACGCTGCCAGAtccacaagcagcagcatgaTGGACATTTGCTCTTTCCCTGCACAGAGCCTGGGTGTGCGGAGAGCTTCAATAGACGGGAGCAGCGCACGGAGCACATGAAGACACATACGGTTCATTGGTTCTCCTGCGAGCAGGAGGGATGCAACAAGAAATACCGCCACAAGGGCACGCTGGTGGCGCACCAGCGAAAAGCCCACGACATAGgctccaagtccaagtcgCACGTTTGCGAGTTCTGCGGCAAGGTCTTTCACACTCCGGCCACGCTCAACCACCATCGGTACACACACAAGGACAAGATTCAAATGCCGTTTGCCTGCGAGGAGTCGGGCTGCTCCTTGCGCTTCCGGAAACGGCATCACCTACAGGACCACACGATGCGACACAAGGGCATCAAGAACTACGCGTGTCCCCACTGCGGCGAGAAGAAGATAACCCTCAACGAGCTCAAAGTCCACATCAATCACCACACCCTGGAGCGCACTTGGTCCTGCCCGCACTGCTCGAAGGTGTGCAACAGCTCGACCAATCTGGGAGCGCACGTTCGAGCGGTCCATGAGGCTGTCAGGAAATTTCCCTGCGGCTTTTGCAACATGACCTTCGTGAGGTCCCACACGAGGCGATATCACGAGATGACCCACACGGGCGAGAGGAACTACAAGTGCAAGCAGTGTGGCAAGGGTTTCACCCAGCCCGCCACTCTGCGCGTTCACCGAAAGATCCACGAGAGATCCAGGCCGAGACCGCCAACGCCTGTGGTCTGTGTGGTCCCCGTGGTCTCAGTGGTGCCTGTGGTTTCGGTAGTGCCCATGGGCATATCCGTACTGGGTGGAGAACTGCTCTAA